One Ilumatobacter fluminis genomic window, AGCCACGGCACGAACCAGCTCCCGCCGGCGGCGATGGCGATCGCGAGGTTGGTGACCGGGAACGCCAAACCGTCGTTCAGGCCGGCCTCCGACGTCAACGCAAAGCGAACCTCGTCGCCGGCGTGCTCGTCGATGTCCTCCACGGCGTCGAGATCGTCGGTCTCGCGGTGCTCGTGCGGGCCGGGCCCCGCGAGCTGGACGTCGGACGCCAGGACCGGATCGGTGGGAGCGAGCACGGCGCCGAGCAGGATCGCCGTCGCCAGCGGCAGTCCCAGCGCCGCCTGCCCGAGCACGGTCACCGCAACGACGGTCAGCGGCATCGTGATCCCGAGCAGCCGCCAGGTCGTGTTCCACGAACGCCAACCCACGGGTCGGCGCAGCTTGAGGCCGGCGCCCATCAGGGAGACGATGACGACGAACTCGGTCAACCGCTCGGCGGAACGGGCTTCGAGGCCGGGACGCGGCGCCTCGAGACCGACGGGCAGGGCGAAGACCACCATGCCGATCGCCACGACGACCATCGGCAGCGACACCGGCAACCGCTCGAGGAGGTTCGGGAGAACGGCGGCGACGAGGACGGTCAGCCCGAGGACCGCCAGGAGAATGGGGTACGGCTCCATGGTTCCGTCGCCGATACCCGCTCCGGGGCCGACCGAATCCGGTCGGCTGCGATCAGGACGTCCGCAGGGCGGGTGCGATCTCGGTGAGGTAGGCGTCGAGGAGGTCGTGGTCGACCGGCGCCCGCAGCGCAACGTTGACGAGTCCGGCTCCGGCGTCACGGTATTCGGCGATCCGTTCGCTCGCCTGCTCGACGCTGCCGTGGAGCGATCCCTCACGGACACGGCTCCACATCGCACCCCACTGCGTCTCGAGTTCGGCCTCGTCCTTGCCGAGGTCGAACATCAGGTTGATCGACCGCTCGATCGTCGACGGATCCCGGTCGAGCTTCGTGGCGTGCTCGTCGAGCACGCCGTTCAGGCGGCGGTACTCGGCGGGCGACACGTAGGCGGCGTTCCAGCCGTCTGCATACTGCGCCGCCATGCGCAGTGTCCGCTTCTCGCCCACGCCGCCGACCCAGATCGGCAGGTGGCCGCGCACCGGGCCCGGCAGCATCGACGCGTCCGATGCCCGGAAGTACTCGCCCTCGTGGGTGGTTCGATCGTTCGTGAAGTAGCTCGTGAGCAATCCTGCCGCTTCGTCGAGCATGTCGAGCCGCCGACCGACGGGCGGGAAGTCGTAGCCGTATGCGGCCGCCTCCCATTCGTGCCAGCCGGCGCCGATCCCGAGCTCGAACCGGCCGCCCGAGATGTGATCGATCGTGACCGCGGCCTTGGCGAGCAGACCCGGGTTGCGGTACCCCACGTAGAACACGAGGCATCCGAGCCGAGCGTTCGTCGTCTCTGCGGCCAACGCGCCGAGACACGCCACGGCCTCGAAGTGATCGATCGTGCCGCCTGCCGGCGGGGCCTCGTAGAGGTGGTCCCACACCGAGATCCAGTCGGCGCCCGCTGCGTCGGCGCGACGCCACACGTCGCGGAGTTCGTCCATCGAGAGGTTCTGCTGACCGATGTGCACGCCGAGCTGCATGCGCGGACGGTAGTCCGCCGTGCTCGGCTCAGGCCGAGCGGAGCGCGTCGGCCAGGGCGTCGGCGGCCGGATCGTGCACGGAACCGGCACGTCGGGCCAGCACGAGACGCCGGTCGAACAAAACGGGCCCGCGAGCGAGGTCGGCGGTGACGGCCGAGTCCGGCAGAACCGTCCAGCCCAGTCCGAGCTCGACCATCTGGCGGAGCACGTCGGCCTGGTGCGATTCGGCGGCGACGTCGAGCGGGGCGCCAAGCTCGGCGAGGTGCTGCATGATCTGGATCCGCGTGTGCGAGTCGCCCGGGAACACGACCCAGGGCCCCCAGCGCGACGGGTTGCCGACGGTCGTACCGGCCGGTGCGACGACGACGATCGGTTCGTCGAGCAAGGCGTCGACCTCGATACCGCCCGGCCATCGCGGTGGATCGACGCACACGATCAGGTCGAGCGATCCGTCACGCAAGCCGTCGAGCAGATCGGCCGACGGCGCCACCGACAGGGTCAGCTCCACGTCGGGCCGGTCGCTCCGGAACCGCCGCAGGACGTGCGGGAAGTGCTCGACGGCGGCCACGTCGACCATGCCGAGACGCACCCGACCCGATCGTGCTGCCCGGAGTCGATCGGACCAGTCGACGAGATCGTGGGTCAGCGACACCACCTGTCGGGCGTGGTCGAGCACCGGTCGCGCCGCCGGGCGCAGCACCCGGCGACGACCGTCGGGCTCGAACAGTGTGACGCCGATGCGCCGCTCGAGCTCACCGAGTCCCTGGCTGAGCGCCGACGGACTCACCCCGACCCGATCGGCGGCGACCGACCAGGTGGGTGCCTCGGCAACCGCGACGAGGTACTCGAGCTGGCGAAGGGAGATGTCGGGGAGCGCTCGGACCACCCCGCGCAAGATAGTTCAGATCTTCTGAACTGTCACAAGAATCGCGCAAGCGTTCCTTACGATCGCACGTCATGACTGCTCGCAACATCGCTCCCGCCACCGGCAAGCTCGGTGTCCTCCTCCCCGGCATGGGTGCCGTCGGCTCCACCTTCATCGCCGGTGTGATCGCCGCTCGTCAGGGCATCCATCCCCCGATCGGCTCGGTCAGCCAGATGGCGAACATCCGCCTCGGCAAGCGCGACGAGGGCCGCAACCCGCTCATCCGCGACTTCGTCCCCCTCGCCGACCTCGACGACATCGTCTTCGGCGGCTGGGACCCGCTGTCGAACAACGCCATGGAGGCGGCCAAGACCGCCGGCGTGCTGCAGGGCAGCGACCTCGACGCCCTGTCGAAGGAGATGGAAGGCATCGTCCCGATGGACGCCGTGTTCGACCAGCGATGGGTCTCGCGCCTCGAGGGCGTTCGCGTCAAGGACATCCCGAACAAGTGGGACCAGGCCATGGCCCTCATCGACGACATCGCCAAGTTCAAAGAAGAGAACGACTGCGACCGCCTGGTGATGGTGTGGTGCGGCTCGACC contains:
- a CDS encoding LysR family transcriptional regulator codes for the protein MVRALPDISLRQLEYLVAVAEAPTWSVAADRVGVSPSALSQGLGELERRIGVTLFEPDGRRRVLRPAARPVLDHARQVVSLTHDLVDWSDRLRAARSGRVRLGMVDVAAVEHFPHVLRRFRSDRPDVELTLSVAPSADLLDGLRDGSLDLIVCVDPPRWPGGIEVDALLDEPIVVVAPAGTTVGNPSRWGPWVVFPGDSHTRIQIMQHLAELGAPLDVAAESHQADVLRQMVELGLGWTVLPDSAVTADLARGPVLFDRRLVLARRAGSVHDPAADALADALRSA
- a CDS encoding LLM class flavin-dependent oxidoreductase, whose protein sequence is MQLGVHIGQQNLSMDELRDVWRRADAAGADWISVWDHLYEAPPAGGTIDHFEAVACLGALAAETTNARLGCLVFYVGYRNPGLLAKAAVTIDHISGGRFELGIGAGWHEWEAAAYGYDFPPVGRRLDMLDEAAGLLTSYFTNDRTTHEGEYFRASDASMLPGPVRGHLPIWVGGVGEKRTLRMAAQYADGWNAAYVSPAEYRRLNGVLDEHATKLDRDPSTIERSINLMFDLGKDEAELETQWGAMWSRVREGSLHGSVEQASERIAEYRDAGAGLVNVALRAPVDHDLLDAYLTEIAPALRTS